A single region of the Actinomycetota bacterium genome encodes:
- a CDS encoding glycosyltransferase family 2 protein — protein MAYDISVVTLNYNTRDLLEACLTSLREHGGGLRLELIVVDNASGDGSAQMVRERFPEVRLVESAVNVGCAAGDNLGIELASAPYVLIFDADTAARPGAIKTMLEYMEGRPDVGMVGPRLVSEDGTYQQSCHYFTVFRARYALLLFLTLIGSRGWGRFGLYTDPSRDGSREAEVDWVYTACALIRREVFDTVGLLDEYLFFGGDDLDLCYRAAKAGWKTVYLPQAEIIHHGSRSSVQVFGDLHGLERARTRAAALDHFQRKHFSAAHSYAMRGMLALGSLAISLLLRTRLLFVPADRETAMRAERTWYAARAYLSSMFAGSSRPGIQAVDRDAKLSR, from the coding sequence TTGGCCTACGACATATCGGTGGTGACGCTGAACTACAACACCCGCGACCTGCTTGAGGCGTGCCTTACCTCGCTGCGGGAGCACGGCGGCGGCCTCAGGCTCGAGCTGATCGTGGTGGACAACGCCTCGGGCGACGGCTCGGCGCAGATGGTGAGAGAGCGGTTCCCGGAAGTGCGGCTGGTGGAGAGCGCCGTGAACGTCGGCTGCGCGGCCGGCGACAACCTGGGGATCGAACTCGCCAGCGCCCCTTACGTGCTCATCTTCGACGCGGACACGGCGGCCAGGCCGGGCGCGATAAAGACCATGCTGGAGTATATGGAAGGCCGCCCAGACGTGGGCATGGTGGGCCCCAGGCTGGTCAGCGAGGACGGCACGTACCAGCAGAGCTGCCACTACTTCACCGTCTTTAGGGCCCGCTACGCCCTGCTGCTCTTTCTCACCCTCATCGGCAGCCGGGGCTGGGGGCGATTCGGGCTCTACACCGATCCGTCGCGGGACGGCAGCCGGGAAGCCGAGGTCGACTGGGTCTATACCGCCTGCGCCCTCATCCGCCGGGAAGTCTTCGACACCGTGGGCCTGCTGGACGAGTACCTCTTCTTTGGCGGAGACGATCTGGACCTCTGCTACCGGGCCGCGAAGGCGGGCTGGAAGACCGTATACCTGCCTCAGGCGGAGATCATCCATCACGGCAGCCGGTCCAGCGTGCAGGTATTCGGCGACTTGCACGGCCTGGAGAGGGCGAGGACGCGCGCGGCTGCCCTCGATCATTTCCAGAGGAAGCATTTCAGCGCCGCCCACTCCTATGCCATGCGCGGCATGCTGGCCCTGGGGTCTCTCGCCATCTCCCTCCTGCTGCGGACCCGGCTCCTCTTCGTTCCCGCCGACCGTGAAACGGCCATGCGGGCGGAGCGTACCTGGTACGCCGCCAGGGCTTACCTCTCCAGCATGTTCGCGGGGAGTTCGCGGCCGGGGATCCAGGCCGTGGACCGGGACGCCAAGCTTTCGCGCTAG
- a CDS encoding GNAT family N-acetyltransferase: MAENTLETGAGIEIVRITPELAERAVAVLVEAFKNEEATSYEIDTSRQGALRRMGTLDGIYLQLYLESGRPLLAAMKGVEVVGVGILRDPRIPLSRRRVASLVLRNLVPLAALFAPRPLRALRVEATAQPPKSLTRPYFTFEALGVHPDYHGQGVGSALMREAQARIKAEAAISGMYLNTGSAKNQGFYESHGYHTLRIDDLGPVKVYHMFWTNPTFQRSRG; the protein is encoded by the coding sequence GTGGCGGAAAACACCCTGGAAACAGGCGCAGGGATCGAGATCGTGCGTATCACGCCGGAACTCGCGGAGCGGGCGGTAGCCGTGCTGGTGGAGGCCTTCAAGAACGAGGAGGCGACCTCTTACGAGATCGATACGTCGCGGCAGGGGGCCCTGCGCCGCATGGGCACCCTCGACGGCATATACCTCCAGCTCTACCTGGAGTCTGGCCGCCCTCTCCTGGCGGCGATGAAAGGCGTGGAAGTGGTCGGCGTGGGCATCCTGCGCGACCCGCGCATACCCCTGTCCAGGCGGCGCGTGGCGTCCCTCGTCCTGCGCAACCTGGTGCCGCTCGCGGCCCTCTTCGCGCCCCGTCCCCTGCGCGCATTACGGGTTGAGGCAACCGCGCAACCGCCCAAGAGCCTCACCAGGCCGTACTTCACCTTCGAGGCCCTGGGGGTCCACCCCGATTATCACGGGCAGGGGGTTGGGAGCGCCCTCATGCGCGAAGCACAAGCCAGGATCAAGGCCGAAGCCGCGATCTCGGGGATGTACCTGAACACGGGGAGCGCCAAGAACCAGGGTTTCTACGAGAGCCACGGCTACCATACCCTGCGCATCGACGACCTGGGACCGGTCAAGGTCTACCACATGTTCTGGACGAACCCCACCTTCCAGCGGAGCCGGGGCTAG
- a CDS encoding acetyl-CoA hydrolase/transferase C-terminal domain-containing protein, with protein MSGKWQDMYKAKLTTPEDVAAQVKSGEHIFASGASSTPVAILEAIFDRAVAGEFEGVQLGSFIMLANVFKVLQPELQKNLLIDNYYASPLDRKALADGLMTHTPYHFHRVTRQAVDDSGYRKLMVQAGPMDDHGYLNLGLFANYLDVVDELDAVYVEVNQEQPIVHGPNWLHISEVDKVVENSHPVFALPPDPITDKDHAIAENIIDLIDDGSTVQLGIGGTTNAIGELLVRKKRLGCHTEMMGDAYMKLFEAGALDNTAKSFHPHQMLCHFGLGSQELYDWMNDNPMIYLSPISYNNDPWIVGRNNDLVSINTTLEIDITGQCASESFGPIQYTATGGQVDFTRGAWLSRGGKAFIVTHSAVEDKEGNLVSKIVPQLLPGAVVTLTRTDVMYVATEYGVVNLRGKSLRQRAQALISIAHPDFRRELADYAREVKYFILPEHDPLS; from the coding sequence ATGAGCGGCAAGTGGCAGGACATGTACAAGGCCAAACTGACCACGCCCGAGGACGTGGCGGCACAGGTAAAAAGCGGGGAGCACATCTTCGCGAGCGGCGCTTCATCCACCCCCGTGGCCATCCTGGAGGCCATCTTCGACCGCGCCGTGGCCGGGGAGTTCGAGGGCGTGCAGCTGGGCAGCTTTATCATGCTGGCAAACGTCTTCAAGGTGCTGCAGCCGGAGCTGCAGAAGAACCTGCTCATCGACAACTACTACGCGTCGCCCCTGGACCGCAAGGCCCTGGCGGACGGGCTGATGACCCACACCCCCTACCATTTCCACCGCGTCACCAGGCAGGCGGTGGACGATTCGGGCTACCGTAAGCTCATGGTTCAGGCCGGTCCCATGGACGATCACGGCTACCTGAACCTGGGACTCTTCGCCAACTACCTGGACGTGGTGGACGAGCTCGACGCCGTCTACGTGGAGGTGAACCAGGAGCAGCCCATCGTGCACGGGCCCAACTGGCTGCACATCTCCGAGGTGGACAAGGTGGTGGAGAACAGCCATCCCGTCTTCGCGCTCCCTCCCGACCCCATCACGGACAAGGACCATGCCATCGCCGAGAACATCATCGACCTCATCGATGACGGCTCCACCGTGCAGCTGGGGATCGGCGGCACCACCAACGCCATCGGCGAGCTGCTGGTGCGGAAGAAGCGCCTGGGGTGCCACACCGAGATGATGGGCGACGCCTACATGAAGCTCTTCGAGGCCGGCGCCCTGGACAATACCGCCAAGAGCTTCCACCCACACCAGATGCTGTGCCACTTCGGCCTGGGCTCGCAGGAGCTCTACGACTGGATGAACGACAACCCCATGATCTACCTCTCCCCCATCAGCTATAACAACGACCCGTGGATAGTCGGGCGCAACAACGACCTCGTCTCCATCAACACCACCCTGGAGATAGACATCACCGGCCAGTGCGCCTCCGAGTCCTTCGGCCCCATCCAGTACACGGCCACGGGCGGTCAGGTCGACTTCACCCGCGGCGCCTGGCTCTCGCGGGGGGGCAAGGCTTTCATCGTCACCCATTCCGCCGTCGAGGACAAGGAGGGGAACCTGGTCTCCAAGATCGTGCCCCAACTGCTGCCGGGAGCGGTGGTCACCCTTACCCGCACCGACGTCATGTACGTGGCCACGGAGTACGGGGTGGTGAACCTGCGCGGCAAGAGCCTGCGGCAGCGCGCGCAGGCGCTGATCAGCATCGCACACCCCGATTTCCGGCGGGAGCTCGCCGACTACGCCAGGGAAGTGAAGTATTTCATCCTGCCGGAGCACGATCCCCTGTCCTGA